The Edaphobacter acidisoli genome contains the following window.
ATTGAGATAGGGCGAGACGAGCACGACGCCGTTCATGGCTACGCCGAGCTGGGTTTGCAGATAGCTGGTCATGCGCGGGCAGCGGAAGCCGCCGTAGCTTTCGCCGATGATGTACTTGCGGTCTTCGAGGCGGTCGTTTTTGACGAGCCAGTCGTAGACGACGCGGGAGAGGTACTCGACGTCGGAGGTGGGGGTGTAGAAGAGTTTTTTGGCTTCGGCTTCGGGGACGAGCGAGCGGCTGAAGCCGGTGCCGATGGGGTCGATGAATACGAGGTCGGTGAAGTCGAGCCAGGTGCCGGGGTTGTCGGTGAGGGTGGCGGGGTCGGATGGGCTGTCGTTCTGGTCGCCGAAGGCTACGCGCTTGGGGCCGATGGCGCCGAGGTTGAGGTAGACGGATGATGCGCCGGGGCCTCCGTTGAAGGCGAAGGTGACGGGGCGGTTTTTGCCTTCGACGGTGTAGGCCGTGTAGACGACTTCGCCGGCGAGCGCGCCCTTTTCGTCGCGCACGGGCAGGGTGCCGACGGTGGCGGTGTAGTGGAGGACTTTGCCGTTGAGGGTGATGCTCTGGTCGACGTGGGCGTCGGGCGGGAGCGGCGGCAGGGTCATGGACATGCCGGGGGTTGCGGGGGAGGGTTTGGACTCGGCGGCTGCTGGCTTTGTTTCGCTGGCCGGGGCGGCTTCCTGCGCGATGGACAGGGTTGCAAAGCCGGTGAAAAGCAAGGAAAGCGCAGCGAAGCGGAGGAAACGAAGCAGGGGAGTCGAAGGCATGAACGGAATTGTACATGGGCGGGCTTAAAGGCTGTCGGGAGAACCGATACGGTACCGGGGTAAAGCGACGAGGATTCTCGTCAGGCGTCCAATAATCGGATATTCTCAGACACTTGGAGAAGATATGCGCATTCTTGCTGCAGCATTGGTTGCCTGCCTGATGACCGCGCCAGCCGTGGCCAGATCGAATGACTCGCTGACTGTTCACCTGAAGAACAGCAAGGGACAGGATGCTGGGACCGCCAAGTTTAAGCAGCTGAAGGATGGGCGGGTTGAGATCAAACTGAGCCTCAAGAATATTTACTTTGGGGAGCATGCGGTGCACATCCACGAGCACCCGGTTTGCGATGCGCCGGACTTCAAGGGCGCGGGCGGGCACTTCAACCCGTCGGGGCGGGAGCATGGGCTGGAGAATCCGAAGGGACACCACAATGGCGACCTGCCGAATATCTCGGTCGGCGAAGACCATATGGGCGAGGCGACGTTCAAGGTGGATTATCTGTCTCTGGACCCGTCGGCCTCGAACAGCATTGTGGCGAATGGAGGGACGGCGATTGTGATCCACGAGCACGCCGATGATATGAAGACGGACCCGAGCGGCGAAGCAGGCAACCGGATCGCCTGCGGGGTGATCACGGAGCCGAAGCCGTAGGGTTTTGAGGCTGGATTCTGCAGATTTTGCGGGATTCGGGCGGGTTGAACCAATCCTCAGGCCCCTGCGTATAGGCAGGCATGGGCGTTCTGCACATCGCGATACCAGCTTCGACCGGGCTTCGCGGCCATTCGCAGCATGGCTTACGGCGCGGGCTACATGCGGTTGCCCGGACGGGTTCGGAACAGGGGCCACAACGAGAAGCAAGGGTATCGAAACGACGCGATACACTTCTGCCACCACCAGATTCAACTGAGGCCAAGTTGGAGAGAACGCCGGAACAACAAGCAGCGCAGGAAGCCCTCGCCAGACTGGTGCGCCAGTGCATGGCTGGAGATGCGCACGCCTGGCAGCAGCTTGTGGTCTCGCAGCATCGGCGGATCTACGCTATCTGTTACCGCTTCACGGGTTCGGCTACCGATGCAGAAGATTTGACGCAGGATGTGTTCCTGAAGCTGTATAAGAACCTGGCGAGCTTCGATACGCAGAAGGGCAGCTTTCAGACGTGGATTACGACGCTGGCGCGGAACCTGCTGGTGGATCACTTCAGGAGAACAAGGATTGAGCGGTTCAGCGACTCGCTGGATGCGACGGCGGATGGCTCGGACGACGGCCAGACGATGGCGGACAGGCTGGCGGACAGCCGCCCTTCGCAGGAGAGCCACGTTGCGGGCGTCGAGACCAGAGCGCGGGTGCAGCATGCCTTGAAACAACTCTCGCCAGAGTTGCGGGAAGCTGTTATTCTCCGCGACCTGGAGGATATGGATTATAAAGAAATCGCGCAGGTTCTTCGGATTCCGGAGGGGACGGTGAAGAGCCGGATCAGCCGGGGCCGCGGGGAACTTGCGAAGCTGCTGGAACGTATATGAATACAGGGAATTTGAACAGGAAAGACGGGTGATGGGACGTGGCAGACTTCAACCAATTCGGCAGCGCAGGAACCCCGCAGACGGGTGATGCGCACCAGTGCGCTCAATGCGAAGCGATGCTGGCCGATGCGCTGGACGGAACGCTGAGCGCGGACGACCAGGCCACCTTTGACCTGCATATAGCCTCGTGCCCGGGGTGCCGGGCGATGCTCGGCGATGCCGAGCGCGGCATGGAGTGGATGGAGATGCTGAAGTCCGTCCCGCCTGAGCCTTCGGCTGCGCTGGTGGAGCGCATCTTCGCCGAGACGACGGGCAGGGCTGCGGAGGAGGCAAGCGCCGCTCGTGCGGCACGGGAGCAGCGTCGGCAGGCGAGTACGCTGCTGGGCCATCCCATCCCTTCGGATTCGCATACCGATGCGCAGCCTGTGGCGGCGTTCAGCGGGAACGTGATTCCCTTCCGCACCCGTTTTGTGCGGGGACTGCGGTCGATGGGCCAGACGATGCTTCAGCCGCGGCTGGCGATGACGGCGGCGATGGCGTTTTTCTCGGTTGCATTGACGATGAACCTGACGGGCGTGCGCTTGAGCAGCCTGCGACCGAGCGACTTCACGCCTTCGAGCATTCTGCGCTCCTGCTACAGCGCGAAGGCGCGCGTGGTGCGCTACTCGGACAACCTGCGCGTGGTGTATGAGCTTGAATCGCGCGTACGAGATCTGCAGCACTCCTCAGACGAGGATTTTCCAGCAAGCACTTCGGGCCCCCAGAACTCCCCAGCAACAACCAGCCCTCAACCGACCCCAACTGGCGCAGAGCAACAGCCTGACGGCCAGAAGCCCGCGAGCCAGAGCCCGCAGACAGACCAGGAGAAGCAGTCCCGCCCGAAGCCGGGCTCGGGGACGAGCCAGCGCGAGATGCCTGGCGGCAGCCTGCTGTTTACCGGTCCTGCGCATCGCCGTGGCACGCTTTCAGCTTCGCTTGTAAACACTGATGTCTTTTTATCTGGCCGCGTTTCCAGCGGTCTTTTTCCCAGCGTTAAGGATGAGGGGGGACTGGTATGACTTGCGCAAACCATCCTGATCGAGAAAATGTTGCGTTTTGCCAGCATTGCGGCAAGGCGATTTGCCAGGAGTGTGTCCGAAATGTAGGCAGCTCCGTTTATTGCGAGGCGTGCCTTGCAGAGAAGCTTTCGGGGACGGCGCCTGCTGGTGGTTATGCTGCGCCTGCCGCCGGAGCGCCGCAAGGTGGCGCTGTTCCGCCACCGTTTGGCAATGATCCGAACCCTGCATTGGCGGGCCTGCTGGGTATCATTCCGGGCGTGGGCGCGATGTACAACGGCCAGTTTGCCAAGGGCATTGTGCACCTGGTGATCTTCGCCATTCTGGTGAGCCTTGCGCATGACAATGGATTCTTTGGGCTCATGATCGCGGGCTGGGTAATCTACCAGATCTTTGAGGCGTATCACACTGCTCGGGCGCGGCGCGACGGCACACCGCTGCCGAATCCGTTTGGGTTGAATGATCTTGGTGAGAAGCTGGGCTTTGGCAAGGCGTGGCCTACGGGTGCGCCGAGCCAGCCGAATCCTTCGGCCCCGAATGCCGCTTCGAGTGCGTATGCTCCTCCGCCACCGGCTGCTGGCTATTCGCCCTACACTGCGCCGCCTGCGGCCAACTGGAGCGTGCCTCAGAATCCGGCGCAGAATCCGGCATGGAACTGGGAGAACTATGTTCCGCCGCAGCAGCAGCCTTATGTTGCGCCACCGTTCAGCCCGGTAGATCCGAATGCGGCCTACACGCGTAATCGTTTCCCCTCGGGAGCTATCTGGCTGATCGCTCTTGGCCTGATCTTCCTGGTTGGAAATTCGCATTGGATGTTCGGCCTCTCGATGCACTGGTTTGTTCCGTTCCTGCTGATTGGGTTTGGCGTGTGGCTCTTTGTGCGGAAGATGACGGAGTTTGGCGCGCCGCTGGCGGATGATGGGACGGCGCTCTATCGTTATCGCTTCTTTCACGCCATCAAGGGATCGATCTGGATTGTTCTGATCGGTGTGCTGTTCCTACTGGACAGCTTCAACATTCTTTCGTGGGGCAGAAGCTGGCCGCTGTTTATTATCGTTGCCGGGTTGATGGCTGTGTTTCGCGGAGTGGCTTACAGCGGGGGCGCACCTTATGCGGCTTATCCGCCTCCGCAGGGCCCTCCGCCGGATCCTTCGGCACCTTCGTGGACTGAAGCGCCGCCGGCATCGACGCACTCTGTTGTTCCTCCTGTTTCTCCGGACACGCACGACGTTTCTCCGGACACGCACGACCGGGAGGGAAACTGAGCCATGGGAAGCTATCCTCCACCACCGCCACCTGCAGGTCCGCCTTACGGCAATGACTGGCGCTATCAGCGCCGGGTTGTGAAAGAACAGGCGCGGATGCAACGAGATGCGTATCGCGCACAGCGCGCAGCGTATCGCTACCAGATGCGTGGACTGCGGCGCGGCTCGATTGTCGGCCCGATCCTGCTGATCACGATTGGCATTGTCTTCCTGCTGATTCAGACCGGGCGCGTGTCGGGCCATGCCTTCTGGGACTGGTACGGACATTGGTGGCCGATGCTGTTTCTTGCCGCCGGCGTCGTGATGCTGCTGGAGTGGGCGTTTGATCAGTTCTTTCTCTCTGACCCCACGCAGCCGCGGTTTCGCCGACGGGTTGGCGGCGGCGTGTTCTTTCTGCTGTTGATTCTTGCCGTGGCGGGCGCAGCCTTCGGCGGATTTCATGGACGCGCATTTGAGTTTCTGCACAAAGACTTCGGCATCAATCAGGACAACCTGGACCAGTTTCTGGGGGATAAACACGAGAGCGACCAGACGCTTTCCCAGACATTTGCCGCAGGCAGCTCACTGGTCGTGAATAATCCGAGAGGCAGCGTGACGGTCTCGGGCACGAGCGATGATAACCAGATCCATGTCGCCGTTCATAAGACGGTTTATACGCGCACGGACTCGGAGGCAGAGTCGAATGCACAGCAGCTTAGCCCCGACGTCACAACGGGCGGCAATACCCTTACGGTGACGGTTCCCGCTATTCGTGGAGGACGGGCTGACCTGACCATTACGGTGCCGATCGGTGCAGCAACGAACGTGATGGCGAATCATGGCGATGTGACGGTCAGCTCCATTCGGGGCAATGTCGATGTGACGGCCAACCACGGCGATGTCGATCTGAGCGCCATTACAGGAACGGTGACGGCGCATATCAACAACAGCGATTCGTCGTTCAGCGCGCGCAGCATTACAGGCCCGGTGACGGTTGCAGGACACGGCAGCGAACTGACGCTCTCGGACCTGAGCGGGCCGGTGACCTTCAATGGGGATATCTTCGGACCGATTCATCTGGCGCATATTCGCGGACCTATCAAGCTGCATACGAGCCGCACGGACTTCCAGATGGCTCGGCTGGATGGCGAGACTGAGTTGAACGAAGACGACATGACGGCGAGCCAGGCGGTTGGACCGGTGGTGCTGAATACGCGCAATCGGAACATCACGCTGGACCGGGTCTCGGGCGATGTTTCGGTGACGAACAGCAATGGCTCGGTTGACCTGACGAGCGCTCCGCCGATGGGCAATGTGACGGTTGAGAATCGCAGCGGCGATGTGACCGTGACGGTGCCTGAACACGCGTCGTTTACTGTGCAGGCAGAGACGTCTGATGGCGACCTGGACAATGATTTTTCGCTCGATACGCAGGGGACCGATCCGCATAAGAGCATTACGGGCACGATAGGGCATGGCGGGCCGCACCTGCGGTTGACGACCAGCCATGGCGACATGGAGTTGAAGAAGGCCTCGGTTGCGCCGATGCCTCCCGCGCCACCAGCGCCGCCTGCGCCGCTTACGCTCCGCGATGAACATGGGAACACGATCATCCTCAATGGACATTCGGGTTCTACGTTCGGCGGGGATGGATCGGAGCAGATTGTTGGCAAGCACGGGATGCTGCTGAAGGTCGGCGTGGATGGGACTGTGGTGTACAACGATGGCAAAGGGACCAGCTATACCTCGGCTCCGGATGGCACCAAAGTTCTGATTGCTCGGGATGGTACACGCATTACAACGACGCCGGATGGGACGAAGGTCGGCATCGGGCCGGGAAGCAAGCCGCTGACCAGCAACGAGATCGACAATCGGATCCAGCAGATCGAAAACGATGTCCGCAACACCGAAACTCAGTACAAGAACGAGAAGCACTAGAGTGCGGTTCGTCAGCTAGACCTTTGTTGCTTTTTCGATGCGGACTCGTACCTGTTCGCCGGGCTGCATCGCTACGGTGAGCGGGACTGCCTCGAAGCCTGGCACCAGGTTGAAGGTGCGCTGGGCCGGGATGGGTGCGAAGCCCTGCTGGGCGTCGGTGCTGATGACGAGCGTTCCTTTGGGCCGGATGATGTGCACCGTTTGTGCATTGGACTGCTCGACCCGGTCGGTGGACGACGCGATCACGGGGACGATGAAGCGAAGGGTCTTCGCGCTGGTGGGAAGGCCGGTTGTGCTGGCTGTCAGCTCGACGGCTGGATCGGCAATGCGATGGGTGACGTGGTATTTTGCTCCGCCGGGCAGTGGCGCGTGCGATGGAGTTTGCAGGACGCCCTGGGCGTCGAAGAGGATTGAGCCTGCGTAGGGCTGCGCGGTGAGCACGGCTTTGTAGTCGTTCAGGTTGGTGTAGGCTTTGCCCGCTTCTGTGTACTCGATGCGCGGTGTCAGCGGCATATGTGGGCTGTCTCGATATTGCTGCTGGTTGGAGATCTCGATCAGTTCATACTGGGTCATGCTGGCTACGAACACGGGCCCGATCTCGGCGTGGAAGAGCTGGGAGAGAGCGCCGCCTGTGACATGGCCGCCGCCTGATCCGCCTGCGCCTGCTTGCACGTGCTCGATATACTCCCAGTCGTACTCGGTGACGGTGGCGCGCCATGGGCCTGCAGCGGCCAGGCGTGTGCCGATGACGGGAAAGCTCTTGACGCCGTATGCGATGTCGCGCGGGAGCTGTGACCGCTCGGGATTTTCCGGGAAGCTGCCGCGATCGAGGACGGTGGCCAGCGCCTTCGCGTGGGTGAAGCTGTGGTGGACGCAGGGCAGGTCGCCGTGCTCGTAGTAGTGCGGGCCTCCGTAGAGCAAGCCATCGTGGGTCGAGGCCTGCATCAGCTCTGCGTTGCGACGGGCTGCCTCGCGAAAGCGCGGGTCGTGATGCGCCATGAGGACAAAGCCAGGGTGGCAGCCGTCGCTGGTGCGGCTGCCCCACCAGGTCCACTTGTAGTTGCGCGTGCCCCAGCTGTTGTCCCATGCGCCATCGGGTAGCTGGAACTCCATGTGGGTCTTGAGCGCGGCGACGACCTGCTGCTCGACCGGCTTGTCGTTCGCGAGAAGGCTGTAGAGGGCGAGCGATGGCAGCGACTCCTCGATGTTGTAGCCGAGATCGATGGGGCGGCAGCCTTTGGGCGAGATGCCGTCGAGCGGGTGGCCCTCGCCGAAGAGGAAACCGTCGGGGGTGAACTGCTCCATGACGCGCTGGGCCAGCTTGCGGCCGCGCTCTATGTAGCGGTCCTCGCCGAGCAATTGACCGCACAGCACGAAGGCAAGCGTCGATGTGACCGGGTAGTTCACGTTGCCGGTCTCGATGCTGATGAAGCTGTCGAGGAACTTTGCGGCGGCGGCTACGCGGTCTGTCCAAGCGGCACGCGTCGGCTTGTCGAGGACTTCGCCGTGGTGCTTGAGCGCCTCGGCGAGTGCGATGGTGTGGAAGACGGTGATGCCCTGCCATGAACTCAGCGAGACGTCGTTGACCCAACTGCCGTCGGCGCGGCTGACCTGCGCCTGGGACCACTCGTGCACCAGCTTTGCCGCGCGCACATACTTACTGTCTCCTGAAGTGTGCGCCATCTTCAGCAGCGGATAGACTGCGTCTCCGCAACGGCCGTGAATGAGCGCACAGGATGGGCAGAGCAGGCCACCATAAAATGCCGGGTCGCGAAGCTCGGTGATTTGCCGCGCGATGATGCCGTCGCACCATGTCTTCAGTAGCCCGGCGTAGAGTTTCTGCTCCGCAGTCTGTGGGGTGCTGCTGTCTGCGCTCTGCGCTGCTTTTGCCAGCTCGGGAAATGCGGCGCGCACGCCGAACAGTGCGGCTCCGGCTGTCGTCATTTGAAGCAGGGTCCTGCGCGTCACGGTCATTGAAGGCTCTCCCAAGTTGTCTCAGAGGATATTATCCGCAGTTGCAACAATATATACCATCGGAGCACGATGTGGATGTAGAGATGGAATTAGCGGTATCGGAGTTGAAAACTTAAACGAAAAGCCCCATCCGGGATGGATGGGGCTTTTGAAATTATGCCGGCGATCACCTAATCTCCCACACACTTACGCGTGCAGTACCATCGGCCCAACGAGGCTTAACTTCCGTGTTCGGGATGGGAACGGGTGTGACCCTCGCGGTAAACTCACCGGCAAACTTGAGAATTTCGCTCGCGCGATCTTCCACAACTGAATAGATTGAGCAGACATTTACCAAAACGTATTTAGTTATATCTCGTATAACTACAAAGCTTGTATTGAATGACTCCAGACAGTGGACTCTCGTAGTTGTTCTTACGATTATCAGTCTGCGCAGAGTAAATTCTATGGACAAGCCGAACGGGCGATTAGTACTGGTAAGCTACACACATTACTGCGCTTCAACCTCCAGCCTATCAACCAGGTGGTCTTCCTGGGCCCTTCATTTCCCTTTTGGGTTGGGAGATCTCATCTTAGAGCGTGCTTCCCGCTTATATGCATTCAGCGGTTATCACAACCGAACTTCGCTACCCAGCCGTGCCTTTGGCAAGACAACTGGAACACAAGAGGTTCGTCCATCCCGGTCCTCTCGTACTAAGGACAGCCCTCTTCAAATCTCCTACGCCCACAGCAGATAGAGACCGAACTGTCTCGCGACGTTCTGAACCCAGCTCACGTACCGCTTTAATAGGCGAACAGCCTAACCCTTGGAACCTTCTACAGCTCCAGGATGCGATGAGCCGACATCGAGGTGCCAAACCATTGCGTCGATATGAACTCTTGGCAATGATCAGCCTGTTATCCCCGGCGTACCTTTTATCCGTTGAGCGATGGCCCTTCCATACAGAACCACCGGATCACTAAGGCCTGCTTTCGCATCTGCTCGACTTGTAGGTCTCGCAGTTAACCACACTTATGCCTTTGCACTCGACGGTCGATTTCCAAACGACCTGAGTGTAGCTTCGCGCGCCTCCGTTACAATTTAGGAGGCGACCGCCCCAGTCAAACTACCCGTCTTACAATGTCCCTCTCC
Protein-coding sequences here:
- a CDS encoding superoxide dismutase family protein, producing the protein MRILAAALVACLMTAPAVARSNDSLTVHLKNSKGQDAGTAKFKQLKDGRVEIKLSLKNIYFGEHAVHIHEHPVCDAPDFKGAGGHFNPSGREHGLENPKGHHNGDLPNISVGEDHMGEATFKVDYLSLDPSASNSIVANGGTAIVIHEHADDMKTDPSGEAGNRIACGVITEPKP
- a CDS encoding RNA polymerase sigma factor, which translates into the protein MERTPEQQAAQEALARLVRQCMAGDAHAWQQLVVSQHRRIYAICYRFTGSATDAEDLTQDVFLKLYKNLASFDTQKGSFQTWITTLARNLLVDHFRRTRIERFSDSLDATADGSDDGQTMADRLADSRPSQESHVAGVETRARVQHALKQLSPELREAVILRDLEDMDYKEIAQVLRIPEGTVKSRISRGRGELAKLLERI
- a CDS encoding anti-sigma factor — protein: MADFNQFGSAGTPQTGDAHQCAQCEAMLADALDGTLSADDQATFDLHIASCPGCRAMLGDAERGMEWMEMLKSVPPEPSAALVERIFAETTGRAAEEASAARAAREQRRQASTLLGHPIPSDSHTDAQPVAAFSGNVIPFRTRFVRGLRSMGQTMLQPRLAMTAAMAFFSVALTMNLTGVRLSSLRPSDFTPSSILRSCYSAKARVVRYSDNLRVVYELESRVRDLQHSSDEDFPASTSGPQNSPATTSPQPTPTGAEQQPDGQKPASQSPQTDQEKQSRPKPGSGTSQREMPGGSLLFTGPAHRRGTLSASLVNTDVFLSGRVSSGLFPSVKDEGGLV
- a CDS encoding B-box zinc finger protein is translated as MTCANHPDRENVAFCQHCGKAICQECVRNVGSSVYCEACLAEKLSGTAPAGGYAAPAAGAPQGGAVPPPFGNDPNPALAGLLGIIPGVGAMYNGQFAKGIVHLVIFAILVSLAHDNGFFGLMIAGWVIYQIFEAYHTARARRDGTPLPNPFGLNDLGEKLGFGKAWPTGAPSQPNPSAPNAASSAYAPPPPAAGYSPYTAPPAANWSVPQNPAQNPAWNWENYVPPQQQPYVAPPFSPVDPNAAYTRNRFPSGAIWLIALGLIFLVGNSHWMFGLSMHWFVPFLLIGFGVWLFVRKMTEFGAPLADDGTALYRYRFFHAIKGSIWIVLIGVLFLLDSFNILSWGRSWPLFIIVAGLMAVFRGVAYSGGAPYAAYPPPQGPPPDPSAPSWTEAPPASTHSVVPPVSPDTHDVSPDTHDREGN
- a CDS encoding DUF4097 family beta strand repeat-containing protein, which translates into the protein MGSYPPPPPPAGPPYGNDWRYQRRVVKEQARMQRDAYRAQRAAYRYQMRGLRRGSIVGPILLITIGIVFLLIQTGRVSGHAFWDWYGHWWPMLFLAAGVVMLLEWAFDQFFLSDPTQPRFRRRVGGGVFFLLLILAVAGAAFGGFHGRAFEFLHKDFGINQDNLDQFLGDKHESDQTLSQTFAAGSSLVVNNPRGSVTVSGTSDDNQIHVAVHKTVYTRTDSEAESNAQQLSPDVTTGGNTLTVTVPAIRGGRADLTITVPIGAATNVMANHGDVTVSSIRGNVDVTANHGDVDLSAITGTVTAHINNSDSSFSARSITGPVTVAGHGSELTLSDLSGPVTFNGDIFGPIHLAHIRGPIKLHTSRTDFQMARLDGETELNEDDMTASQAVGPVVLNTRNRNITLDRVSGDVSVTNSNGSVDLTSAPPMGNVTVENRSGDVTVTVPEHASFTVQAETSDGDLDNDFSLDTQGTDPHKSITGTIGHGGPHLRLTTSHGDMELKKASVAPMPPAPPAPPAPLTLRDEHGNTIILNGHSGSTFGGDGSEQIVGKHGMLLKVGVDGTVVYNDGKGTSYTSAPDGTKVLIARDGTRITTTPDGTKVGIGPGSKPLTSNEIDNRIQQIENDVRNTETQYKNEKH